The proteins below are encoded in one region of Scleropages formosus chromosome 19, fSclFor1.1, whole genome shotgun sequence:
- the LOC108927682 gene encoding uncharacterized protein LOC108927682 isoform X1, whose product MEEVNNPPQTGSGQPQQHPINHTRPFFYVQQPSQPYYMYPWHMNNPYGHYGFPGSGLPLGRPYVAPYAFMQYPGYVIPYAPMQPIDYRRMFNPYVPSAAACDVRFRNSQIRVRRETACSEAQTEPSDALNSLIESLDKLVTREVVNPRKVASGVSQDSGICLPEDGQKCDKQEMQPKPASMALADVPFSSAVVPPGDSCTAAYKEELTQSLCDKLAQQEYSEAPERVQSLDGSSVCQEASLKSMVMERQGNVRVEQQVPCSVKSLCEMAPEQVVRDCEEPMSQSAGFAQPSTHHLPDKVTELGNKTSKVPLVASATGGSGVSHVPPVDFEDLPYRILRLPYDAVPPVGLLQKDAPLWCVDQLSSLIPPARYLSSFGNGYYSYYPQTVQERQSVLSPSLDELSSRDEIFSTDMEDMDLIPDHAYVASGRPVDGTGESQDPDGDGDLQSFSSSEECSVCSRKTCATCGSTLSKKTKWNKVRSLEFCAPQEEEGTEEAFGEDYEDVEMDKNACELQKAPVKKQPHPKRHVQPHCGQQASRQRSKKGHFEELGAPVCLEALDQESSLETCCEEHRAMARAEKYKGKELRNPCSRSTSDGQRKEGAVASDQESWESYCVKGRSKSLKPYPSSRGQDLHVKRLPVKCWDSRGPGGIIMMTKGGSHVPTGAEDPPREEETDAKQI is encoded by the exons ATGGAAG AAGTGAATAATCCTCCACAAACGGGAAGCGGGCAGCCACAGCAGCATCCAATTAATCACACCAGGCCATTTTTCTATGTTCAGCAACCTTCTCAACCTTATTATATGTACCCATGGCATATGAATAATCCATATGGGCATTATGGCTTCCCTGGATCAG GTCTCCCTCTTGGGCGTCCATACGTGGCTCCTTATGCATTCATGCAGTACCCAGGGTATGTCATCCCCTATGCGCCCATGCAGCCGATCGACTACAGACGAATGTTTAACCCGTACGTCCCATCAGCTGCGGCTTGTGATGTGCGATTCCGCAACAGCCAGATTCGCGTACGGCGGGAAACTGCCTGTTCAGAAGCTCAGACGGAGCCTAGTGATGCTTTAAACAGTCTGATCGAGAGTCTGGACAAGCTCGTAACGCGTGAAGTTGTCAACCCAAGAAAAGTAGCTTCTGGTGTTTCTCAAGACTCTGGAATATGTCTGCCAGAGGATGGgcaaaaatgtgacaaacagGAAATGCAGCCTAAACCTGCAAGCATGGCATTGGCAGATGTTCCTTTTTCATCCGCTGTCGTACCTCCTGGTGACTCTTGTACAGCTGCGTATAAAGAGGAATTGACCCAGAGTCTTTGTGACAAGCTGGCCCAGCAGGAGTACTCTGAGGCTCCTGAGAGGGTCCAGTCCCTTGATGGCTcctctgtctgtcaggaagctAGTCTTAAGAGCATGGTAATGGAGAGACAAGGAAATGTCagggtggagcagcaggttccCTGTAGTGTGAAAAGTCTATGTGAAATGGCCCCTGAGCAGGTTGTACGGGATTGTGAAGAACCTATGAGTCAAAGTGCTGGTTTTGCTCAGCCTTCCACACACCACCTGCCTGACAAGGTCACTGAATTGGGAAACAAGACCTCAAAGGTGCCCCTTGTAGCCAGTGCTACTGGTGGAAGTGGCGTTTCCCATGTGCCACCTGTTGACTTTGAAGACCTCCCATACCGAATCCTGCGGCTACCTTATGACGCAGTTCCACCAGTTGGGCTGCTGCAAAAGGACGCACCCTTGTGGTGTGTAGACCAGTTGTCTAGCCTTATCCCTCCTGCACGCTACCTATCATCTTTTGGCAATGGCTACTATAGCTACTATCCTCAGACAGTACAAGAGCGACAGAGTGTCCTCAGCCCATCCCTGGATGAACTCTCTTCTCGTGATGAGATCTTCTCCACTGACATGGAAGACATGGATCTAATCCCAGACCATGCATATGTGGCTAGTGGGAGGCCTGTAGATGGTACTGGTGAAAGTCAGGACCCTGATGGCGATGGTGATCTCCAGAGCTTCTCTTCATCTGAGGAATGTTCGGTTTGTTCACGAAAAACCTGTGCCACCTGTGGTTCCACCCTGTCCAAAAAGACAAAATGGAACAAAGTGCGTTCCCTGGAATTTTGTGCCCCTCAGGAAGAAGAGGGCACAGAAGAGGCCTTTGGGGAAGATTATGAGGATGttgaaatggacaaaaatgcTTGTGAGCTGCAGAAGGCTCCAGTGAAGAAGCAACCCCATCCAAAAAGGCATGTCCAACCTCACTGTGGCCAGCAGGCTTCCAGACAGAGGTCTAAGAAGGGCCACTTTGAGGAACTGGGTGCCCCAGTCTGTCTTGAGGCTCTAGATCAAGAATCAAGTCTAGAGACATGCTGTGAAGAGCACAGGGCGATGGCCAGAGCAGAGAAATACAAAGGAAAAGAACTAAGAAATCCCTGTTCCAGATCTACATCAG ACGGACAGCGGAAAGAGGGAGCAGTAGCATCAGACCAGGAGAGCTGGGAGAGTTACTGTGTTAAAGGAAGATCCAAGTCTTTGAAACCATATCCTTCATCACGAGGGCAAG ACCTACACGTAAAAAGGCTTCCTGTAAAATGTTGGGACTCCAGAGGTCCCGGAGGAATAATCATGATGACGAAGGGAGGTTCCCATGTTCCCACAGGGGCAGAG GATCCACCAAGAGAAGAGGAAACAGATGCTAAACAAAtctaa
- the LOC108927682 gene encoding uncharacterized protein LOC108927682 isoform X2, translating into MEEVNNPPQTGSGQPQQHPINHTRPFFYVQQPSQPYYMYPWHMNNPYGHYGFPGSGLPLGRPYVAPYAFMQYPGYVIPYAPMQPIDYRRMFNPYVPSAAACDVRFRNSQIRVRRETACSEAQTEPSDALNSLIESLDKLVTREVVNPRKVASGVSQDSGICLPEDGQKCDKQEMQPKPASMALADVPFSSAVVPPGDSCTAAYKEELTQSLCDKLAQQEYSEAPERVQSLDGSSVCQEASLKSMVMERQGNVRVEQQVPCSVKSLCEMAPEQVVRDCEEPMSQSAGFAQPSTHHLPDKVTELGNKTSKVPLVASATGGSGVSHVPPVDFEDLPYRILRLPYDAVPPVGLLQKDAPLWCVDQLSSLIPPARYLSSFGNGYYSYYPQTVQERQSVLSPSLDELSSRDEIFSTDMEDMDLIPDHAYVASGRPVDGTGESQDPDGDGDLQSFSSSEECSVCSRKTCATCGSTLSKKTKWNKVRSLEFCAPQEEEGTEEAFGEDYEDVEMDKNACELQKAPVKKQPHPKRHVQPHCGQQASRQRSKKGHFEELGAPVCLEALDQESSLETCCEEHRAMARAEKYKGKELRNPCSRSTSDGQRKEGAVASDQESWESYCVKGRSKSLKPYPSSRGQERPTRKKASCKMLGLQRSRRNNHDDEGRFPCSHRGRGSTKRRGNRC; encoded by the exons ATGGAAG AAGTGAATAATCCTCCACAAACGGGAAGCGGGCAGCCACAGCAGCATCCAATTAATCACACCAGGCCATTTTTCTATGTTCAGCAACCTTCTCAACCTTATTATATGTACCCATGGCATATGAATAATCCATATGGGCATTATGGCTTCCCTGGATCAG GTCTCCCTCTTGGGCGTCCATACGTGGCTCCTTATGCATTCATGCAGTACCCAGGGTATGTCATCCCCTATGCGCCCATGCAGCCGATCGACTACAGACGAATGTTTAACCCGTACGTCCCATCAGCTGCGGCTTGTGATGTGCGATTCCGCAACAGCCAGATTCGCGTACGGCGGGAAACTGCCTGTTCAGAAGCTCAGACGGAGCCTAGTGATGCTTTAAACAGTCTGATCGAGAGTCTGGACAAGCTCGTAACGCGTGAAGTTGTCAACCCAAGAAAAGTAGCTTCTGGTGTTTCTCAAGACTCTGGAATATGTCTGCCAGAGGATGGgcaaaaatgtgacaaacagGAAATGCAGCCTAAACCTGCAAGCATGGCATTGGCAGATGTTCCTTTTTCATCCGCTGTCGTACCTCCTGGTGACTCTTGTACAGCTGCGTATAAAGAGGAATTGACCCAGAGTCTTTGTGACAAGCTGGCCCAGCAGGAGTACTCTGAGGCTCCTGAGAGGGTCCAGTCCCTTGATGGCTcctctgtctgtcaggaagctAGTCTTAAGAGCATGGTAATGGAGAGACAAGGAAATGTCagggtggagcagcaggttccCTGTAGTGTGAAAAGTCTATGTGAAATGGCCCCTGAGCAGGTTGTACGGGATTGTGAAGAACCTATGAGTCAAAGTGCTGGTTTTGCTCAGCCTTCCACACACCACCTGCCTGACAAGGTCACTGAATTGGGAAACAAGACCTCAAAGGTGCCCCTTGTAGCCAGTGCTACTGGTGGAAGTGGCGTTTCCCATGTGCCACCTGTTGACTTTGAAGACCTCCCATACCGAATCCTGCGGCTACCTTATGACGCAGTTCCACCAGTTGGGCTGCTGCAAAAGGACGCACCCTTGTGGTGTGTAGACCAGTTGTCTAGCCTTATCCCTCCTGCACGCTACCTATCATCTTTTGGCAATGGCTACTATAGCTACTATCCTCAGACAGTACAAGAGCGACAGAGTGTCCTCAGCCCATCCCTGGATGAACTCTCTTCTCGTGATGAGATCTTCTCCACTGACATGGAAGACATGGATCTAATCCCAGACCATGCATATGTGGCTAGTGGGAGGCCTGTAGATGGTACTGGTGAAAGTCAGGACCCTGATGGCGATGGTGATCTCCAGAGCTTCTCTTCATCTGAGGAATGTTCGGTTTGTTCACGAAAAACCTGTGCCACCTGTGGTTCCACCCTGTCCAAAAAGACAAAATGGAACAAAGTGCGTTCCCTGGAATTTTGTGCCCCTCAGGAAGAAGAGGGCACAGAAGAGGCCTTTGGGGAAGATTATGAGGATGttgaaatggacaaaaatgcTTGTGAGCTGCAGAAGGCTCCAGTGAAGAAGCAACCCCATCCAAAAAGGCATGTCCAACCTCACTGTGGCCAGCAGGCTTCCAGACAGAGGTCTAAGAAGGGCCACTTTGAGGAACTGGGTGCCCCAGTCTGTCTTGAGGCTCTAGATCAAGAATCAAGTCTAGAGACATGCTGTGAAGAGCACAGGGCGATGGCCAGAGCAGAGAAATACAAAGGAAAAGAACTAAGAAATCCCTGTTCCAGATCTACATCAG ACGGACAGCGGAAAGAGGGAGCAGTAGCATCAGACCAGGAGAGCTGGGAGAGTTACTGTGTTAAAGGAAGATCCAAGTCTTTGAAACCATATCCTTCATCACGAGGGCAAG AAAGACCTACACGTAAAAAGGCTTCCTGTAAAATGTTGGGACTCCAGAGGTCCCGGAGGAATAATCATGATGACGAAGGGAGGTTCCCATGTTCCCACAGGGGCAGAG GATCCACCAAGAGAAGAGGAAACAGATGCTAA
- the kbtbd2 gene encoding kelch repeat and BTB domain-containing protein 2, which yields MSEPSESTPVNTDYAVSLLEQLRFFYEQKLLTDVVLMVEDAEFPCHKMVLATCSSYFRAMFMSGLSESKQTHVSLHNVDPGTLQIIITYAYTGNLAISDSTVEPLYETACFLQVEDVLLQCRDYLVKKINADNCVRMLSIGDLFSCAELKQSAKRMVEHKFPAVYRQEAFLQLSHELLVDVLSSDNLNVEREETVREAAMLWLEHDMESRSQHLSSVLSQIRIDALSEVTQRAWFQGLPPNDKSVVVQGLYKSMPKFFKPRLGMTKEEMLIFVEASSAEAPGDGSPAGGGHATVCYSPQAEKVYKLCSPPGDLQKVGTLVTPDNDIFIAGGQTPVKTPIANHGKGGKLQVAFRSMASFFWLDAQQNTWVPKTPMLCARVRPSLVHCEGFIYAIGGDAAGGELNRRTVERYDREKDEWRMVSPLPCAWSWSTCVAARGCIYAMTHDLTYCYFPRADAWVEMATRRTSRCFASAAAFGDLIFYVGGLHVVSNSGLRLPLSTVDGSSVAVEIYDVNRNEWRAGASVPAKRYSEPCVRAVVLLGTLCIFVRETHMNERARYAIYQYDAELDRWHPRQPISERVLWDLGKDFRCAVGKLYPSCLEESPWKPPTYLFAPDGADEFEVDGEIVSLPHV from the exons ATGTCAGAGCCCAGCGAGAGCACACCTGTCAATACGGACTACGCTGTCTCCCTGCTGGAGCAGCTCCGGTTCTTCTATGAGCAGAAGCTGCTAACGGATGTGGTGCTGATGGTGGAGGATGCTGAATTCCCCTGCCACAAGATGGTGCTGGCCACATGCAGCTCCTACTTCAG GGCCATGTTCATGAGCGGCCTGAGTGAGAGCAAGCAAACACATGTGAGCCTCCACAACGTGGACCCCGGGACTCTTCAGATCATCATCACCTATGCGTACACGGGCAACTTGGCCATAAGCGACAGTACAGTGGAGCCCCTGTACGAGACAGCCTGCTTCCTACAG GTGGAGGACGTGCTGCTGCAGTGCCGGGACTACCTGGTCAAGAAGATCAATGCGGACAACTGCGTGCGAATGCTGAGCATCGGTGACTTGTTCAGCTGTGCCGAGCTGAAGCAGAGCGCCAAGCGCATGGTGGAGCACAAGTTCCCGGCCGTGTACCGGCAGGAGGCGTTCCTGCAACTGTCCCATGAGCTCCTGGTGGACGTGCTGAGCAGCGACAACCTCAACGTGGAGCGGGAGGAGACGGTGCGTGAGGCGGCCATGCTGTGGCTAGAGCACGACATGGAGTCACGCTCGCAGCACCTGTCCTCTGTGCTCAGCCAGATCCGCATCGACGCACTGTCTGAGGTGACGCAGCGCGCCTGGTTCCAGGGCCTGCCACCCAACGACAAGTCAGTGGTGGTGCAGGGCCTCTATAAGTCTATGCCCAAGTTTTTCAAGCCGCGTCTGGGGATGACCAAGGAGGAGATGCTTATCTTTGTGGAGGCATCGTCCGCAGAGGCGCCAGGCGACGGAAGCCCGGCGGGGGGCGGTCACGCCACCGTGTGCTACAGCCCGCAGGCCGAGAAGGTGTACAAGCTGTGCAGCCCGCCGGGGGACCTCCAGAAGGTGGGCACCCTGGTGACCCCAGACAATGACATCTTTATTGCTGGTGGCCAGACGCCAGTGAAGACCCCCATCGCTAACCATGGCAAAGGAGGCAAGCTGCAGGTTGCCTTCCGTTCAATGGCCAGCTTCTTCTGGTTGGATGCCCAGCAGAACACATGGGTCCCCAAGACGCCCATGCTGTGCGCCCGCGTGCGTCCCTCTCTGGTGCACTGCGAGGGCTTCATCTACGCGATAGGTGGTGACGCTGCGGGTGGCGAGCTGAATCGGCGCACAGTCGAGCGCTATGACCGCGAGAAGGACGAGTGGAGGATGGTAAGTCCGCTACCGTGTGCCTGGAGCTGGAGCACTTGTGTAGCAGCCCGTGGCTGCATTTACGCGATGACCCACGACTTGACATACTGCTACTTCCCGCGCGCTGACGCCTGGGTGGAAATGGCTACGCGCCGCACCAGCCGCTGCTTTGCCTCAGCTGCCGCTTTCGGCGACCTCATCTTCTACGTGGGCGGCCTCCACGTGGTCAGCAACTCGGGCCTCCGGTTGCCCCTGAGCACAGTGGACGGCTCCTCAGTTGCCGTGGAGATCTACGACGTGAACAGAAACGAGTGGCGAGCGGGCGCCAGCGTGCCGGCCAAACGTTACTCGGAGCCGTGCGTGCGGGCGGTGGTGCTGCTGGGCACGCTCTGCATTTTCGTGCGCGAGACGCACATGAACGAGCGTGCTCGCTATGCCATCTACCAGTATGACGCAGAGCTGGACCGCTGGCATCCACGTCAGCCCATCTCGGAGCGTGTGCTCTGGGACCTCGGAAAGGACTTCCGCTGCGCCGTAGGCAAGCTCTACCCCTCCTGTCTGGAGGAGTCTCCCTGGAAACCCCCCACATACCTCTTTGCCCCGGACGGAGCTGACGAATTCGAGGTGGACGGTGAAATAGTGTCCCTCCCCCACGTATAG
- the avl9 gene encoding late secretory pathway protein AVL9 homolog isoform X3: MKCVYGVSCYRQIEAKALRVRQADVTRETVQKSVCVLSRVPLYGLLQAKLQLITHAYFEEKDFSQISILKELYDHMNGSLRGTTPEGSQVYLGLSPRDLILHFRHKVLVLFKLVLLERKVLFYVSPVNRLVGTLMTVLSLFPGMMEHGLADSSHYRPRSSVSEESGQAEATPGSEEFVSVSVTDIDGSAGGCAARPERPAVAADGHLLKPPSRGSPESSESDWETLDPSVLEEGAPKSMEALDSEAGAAITEQPQSASGQAVLTQGLVSGLEEDQYGMPLAIFTKGYLCLPYMALQQHHLLSDVTVRGFVAGATNILFRQQRHLSDAVVDVEEGRIQIQDPELRRLMSLTTADLRFADYLVKHVTENREDVFLDGTGWEGGDEWIRAQFGLYVHSLLATSLQQDNEKLLADYGSSFVSAWKNTHNYRVWHSNRHPAMSEVTPGHPFQGQYSVADVKLKFSHSVQNSERGKKIGNAVMTTSRNVVQTGKAVGQSVGGALTSARSAMSSWFSTLAQPAGVTGVASGQPSAKP, encoded by the exons ccGCTGTACGGCCTTCTGCAGGCGAAGCTGCAACTCATCACACACGCCTACTTCGAGGAGAAGGACTTCTCGCAGATTTCCATCTTGAAG gaGCTGTATGATCACATGAACGGCTCCCTGAGAGGGACGACTCCAGAGGGATCCCAGGTCTACCTGG GTCTCTCTCCAAGGGATTTGATTCTTCACTTCCGGCACAAG GTCCTCGTTCTCTTCAAGCTGGTCCTGCTCGAACGTAAG GTTCTCTTCTACGTGTCTCCCGTCAACAGACTGGTGGGAACTCTAATGACGGTTTTATCACTTTTTCCAG GGATGATGGAGCACGGCCTGGCCGACTCCTCGCACTACAGGCCGAGGAGCAGCGTGTCCGAAGAGTCCGGCCAGGCGGAGGCGACGCCGGGCTCCGAGGAGTTCGTCTCCGTGTCCGTCACGGACATCGACGGCTCCGCGGGAGGGTGTGCCGCCCGACCCGAAAGGCCCGCGGTTGCGGCGGACGGACACCTTCTGAAGCCCCCGTCGCGGGGTTCGCCGGAGTCCTCGGAGAGCGACTGGGAGACGCTGGACCCCAGCGTGCTGGAGGAGGGCGCCCCCAAGAGCATGGAGGCGCTAGACAGCGAGGCGGGAGCAGCCATCACGGAACAGCCGCAGTCTGCCAGCGGCCAGGCCGTCCTCACCCAAGGACTGGTGTCGGGCCTGGAAGAGGACCAATACGGCATGCCCCTCGCTATCTTCACCAAG gGTTATCTCTGCCTGCCTTACATGGCTTTGCAACAGCACCACCTTCTGTCCGACGTGACGGTGCGCGGGTTCGTTGCCGGAGCGACAAACATCCTCTTCCGCCAGCAGAGGCACCTGAGCGACGCCGTGGTGGAC GTGGAGGAAGGCCGCATCCAGATCCAGGACCCTGAACTGCGCAGGTTGATGAGCCTGACGACGGCCGACTTGCGCTTTGCCGATTACCTGGTGAAGCACGTGACCGAGAACCGCGAGGATGTGTTCCTGGACGGCACCGGCTGGGAGGGGGGCGACGAGTGGATCCGCGCCCAGTTTGGCCTCTACGTCCATTCCCTGCTCGCCACCTCCTTGCAGCAAG ATAACGAAAAGCTGCTGGCGGACTACGGCAGCTCCTTCGTTTCTGCCTGGAAGAACACGCACAACTACAGGGTGTGGCACAGCAACAGGCACCCGGCCATGTCCGAGGTCACCCCGGG CCATCCGTTCCAAGGGCAGTACAGCGTCGCCGATGTCAAGCTGAAGTTCTCGCA CTCCGTGCAGAACAGCGAGCGAGGGAAGAAGATCGGCAATGCCGTGATGACCACGAGCCGGAATGTGGTGCAGACCGGCAAGGCAGTGG GCCAGTCGGTGGGCGGGGCTCTCACCAGCGCCAGGTCGGCCATGTCCTCCTGGTTCTCCACATTGGCCCAGCCTGCAGGCGTCACTGGTGTGGCCAGTGGGCAACCGTCAGCGAAACCTTGA